GGGGGTGATTTGACATATTCTCCGCCAGAATACCCGAAAAATgaaatcgaaaaaaaaaattgccattTAACTTCTTCTTGAGAGTAGAAGACtcgtgtttggattgtaattttctgaaattttgatAGAAAATGTACGGTAGCGATTTGATAAATGTAATTTAAAAAGATGattagaaaatgtgtttatgaaaaataaaatttttttggtaaaaaattccTTAATTCTTTTTTCCAATATATATTCTGAGAATGTCTCCTAATATAGAAAGGCTTATTGGAAAGAGATAGGAGAGAAGGAACATTATTAAGGGTTCCTTCAATCAATCCACTTTTATAAAGAAAGTAATTTCACTCAAGCTCCGATTGTAAAGAGATTCCCCGACCCACACCTTTGGAAAAGTTTCCTCTCTTTGTTCCTCTCAATTATCTTTTGTAGCCTTTTCTCTCCAAAGATGATTCTCAACTTAGCGAGGCCCAAAGTTTGAGAAACTCACAACTATAATTACATATTAATTgcttaattaaaataaataatgtGGAAACCATGACAGTTATTAGTTCTCATGTATTTCCATGGTAATCCATCATTGTTATTCTTTGTGACTTTACGAAATTGAGGGCAAGTTGTCCCAAGGAACTGGCTCTACCAATGTATGTAACAAAGATCACTTGTTTTaaagataaaaaagaaatggaatATGAATTTTTGtgcaaaggaaaaaggaaaatgatttttctccATGTTCATTTAATTTTCCCCTTCTTGAAGTTTGTTTTACCGTGTTATTGAAGTCTAGCATGTAAGTTTGTCAATCTTTCAGTAGACCATAATATTTTAGAATagaatgtttattttttttctgtCGCAACAGTAGAATTCTTATAACCTAATCTAAGGTGAAGGGGAGGGGAACTCAATGTGAGTAGAAATTCATCGAAGAAAGTCAATTAAGTCTATCACATAAAGTGACAACCCTACCAAAACTGGTGGTGACTACCAAGCTAAAGACCTAATAGCTTCAGAATAAAATGTTTATGACTAGCCAAAACTTAACCATTAATTTTTTTGGGATTGAGATGAATAGTAAGATTGGAGGGATTGTAAATAAAAAATTCTGAATTCAAGACCTAAACAAGAATTCTTGAACAGCGAACAACCAGTTCAGATATTCACAACCAATAACTACTGGATTCTCTTCTCTTTCAGATAGGCCCTGAAAGGAGAAGGAATGCTGGAATGCCAACGGGCGTCTATTATTTAATTCACCCGACCCGATAGTACCCATTTTGGGAACGTCGCATACAAAGCgcccaagaaaagaaaaaaagaaaaaaaaaaggactactATCAATGGTACAACCAACATCGGTTCTATCCTGGTTTATGTATTGCCAAAACACCGGTGGTTGAATGGTGCGAGATACATGTAATGTGTAGGTAAACGTCATGTAGTAGGCCTAACTGCGACCAATTTTGTATATCTGTCGTAGAAAAGAAGGAGCGTAGCTTCTTAGAATCCACCAAACTCCGAAGACACTAATAATACTATAATATACTATTCATTCTATAAAAATCTAACAATAATAATTATgttggataattttttttttaaaacaaaattgtagCATTTTTAATATAAtacatgtgaaataaaaaataattaaaaaatacattaaTGACGCGTAAAAGTATGCAAGTAATTTACAATCAATCAATAATGTCTCCATTGAAGGAGCATGATTTAGAAGTAAGAATCGTAGACTGATATGGATGTGACCAATTATATTTTGGCATGAGTTGAGGTGGTCGAGGGAGGGCAGAAGTTTCTTCGGGGGATCGACCAGGTCGTACAATGCCTGTCCTTTTCATAttgaataattttattatgACGTGTCATAAAGATAATGGTAAATTAAAAGTGGACGGCTACTTTGATCCTTTCTAGGCGAGAGAATCTATAATAATAATAGCTACGggccatttggtccagtggtcatcacTATTAAAggtgatgctggaggtcaggggttcaatCCCTGCCTCCCATAAATTTGTCACAATTTATGGCGGTCTTAATTGACCTTTAAATTtgcgacaaaaaaaaatctaaaataataataataataataatagtaagtttgtttgaataagagtttatttagatgatttatttgagatatttactgtaacattttttgtgatgtgatgtatgtgagataaaaaggtaattgggaagataaaaaggtgattgggatttgtgagacaaaattttttttccaaattctttttgtccaaacaaactcagtGTCTGATTTATAATCGTCTTAGTTGCTTTTgtcaggaaaaataaaaaagaagattaACACTAGCATTTAATATTCTACTCAAACTGTTTAATTAAGGTACTACATCTCATATCACACCATATTATGTAATGAGGTGTCATGTAAATACAGTAGGAAATCCTGATAAAAACGGATGTCtgaaaatttttaagaaaaatccaAGTTAAGGAACATGGCTATTTCTATCGTGTTTTTCATAGCATACATGTCTCATGGAACACATCATTTGAACAGGCGCATAGATTAATGCGCGTGTACAGACAAAATGAATTTTGGTACTTATAATGAGAGAAACActtatagcaaaaaaaaaaaaaaaaccctaacatGAAAAATTCCTAATGTGAGATATTCataatttgaaatccaaatttaatatatatatcatTCATTCAACTATAATAGTATATACAAATTTTACTTTTGTTGTCATGTGAAAAAGTGTACATAATTCAAGCTTGTGAAGGACATCAAGAGTTTAGCTAATTTGTTTCAATTGTACTCATTGTGTGTAAGAAAACCTGATAATAATTATATTGATCATTGTAATAGTTTTAGTCTATATGCATTAGACATTTTCAGAGATGAGAAGAGAACTTTTGCTGCTTCTTAAATATCGAGGTACATGTTGTATAAGAAACTTTAAGCCGTTGCTCAAATACCATAaacttttattaataaaatcatCTATCATTtctgaaataaaaaaagaaagaaaaagtgtgCATAATTAATTAAACCTACAAACCCGCCAAGAGTAAAGTAAACCACTTACTGGACAGCGGCTCGGAGCCCACAGATTAAGCTGTGGAgcacaaaagaataaaaaaggcCATAAAGATTAGATGAACAAAAAACAACACAAAGGCCTTAATCATGCTGCTTTGGCCTTAATCATGCTGCTTTGTCATTTGTCCCCACGATTAATTCTTCTCtctaaaatgataaaatctcACCGTTAAAACTTAAATCTAACGCTAGCGCTactcctcttctttttttttttttccttctttttccttttttctatgGAATGGACCGGTCCACCATCTCAAACCCTCCACAAAAAGACGACCACCATGAATATCAGAGGGGAGGTTCCGTGTCTACCccaccaaaacaagaaaaaaaaaaaaagaagaggagaGGTTCATGAACGCATACCAACCAAATGGCCCCCACGTAACATCTGGGAAAAATCAAATCGAGTGGCCCTCTTTGATTGAATTTCCTCTCTTGTAGTCTTGTGGAGTTATACAAGTCTTTAAATTATTAAAGTTAAAGCTCTGGTCAAATAGAAGTAGCGTATCATGGGCTTAGGTGATTTTGTACTCTTAAGTCAGAGTAACCATTTTTTGGTCACCAAAACAAGTTGCCAACCACACTGCACAAGaaaatttgttgaaagtttaaagcaaaagaaaattatttaGACGTATTTGTTGGGGGATGATTCCTTGGATCTTTCTCtattcaagttcaaattctgtaTCTAGCAATTGAGAGTAGAAAGGATGCGAAGAAGGATGGAAAAAAAAGTACAATTACGTAACTAAGATGGAATAAGATTTTAAGAGTttaataagaataagaatttaaTAAAGTCTGTCTATCGTATCTCTTTTGTACGTTTAACTAAACGTTGGATTAAAATTGCTTAGTTGTGTGTTTAATTTTCAAGTTTCCATCTATATTGTggttgaaaaataaataaaaagctGGAAATAAAAAAAGGTTAATAACACTTTGCTCAATTGTGTGTTTAATTTTCAAGTTTCTTATTATGTATTCACCATAATAATTTGTTAATATTGAATTACagtataaattaaataaaaaatttgcctcAACTATTGCCTTGCTTCCgtcttttttcatttctttgtgGGTGCTCACATTGTGACCACTACTATTTTTTATGcgacataattttttttttaaaaaatatataatactaATAACAATCATAATTATCAATACTTTGAATATTTAGTCAGAAATAATAACTGCAATTATTAGTCATTTTTTTACATTTGACAGGACACAAAATCTAAATTAATATCCACGGATTTTTCTATGAACAATGTACAATacatgacaaataaaaactcaAGCAAATTGACATAACAAATTATACTTTTACTACAAACATAAAAAATTACCAAGAAAGGGTACGTTATTTTATCGTAATGAAAtacaattttgttaattttaaattgcaatacatatatatacacacacatatatacatatacacacTAGTACTATAATACACTATATATTAAGCTAGAGCAGGGCGCTGGTGGAGTCTAACTTAGAGTGATTTTAAATTATAGATAAGTCTACacaataaattaattaaactgATGTCCAACATCATATCGTCTAGTAGTagaatattttgatgaatgtATAATAAGAAAAATACATAAGCTAAAAGTTGACAATTAAGAAAATAGGAAGATTGGGGTAATTTGAGAAGGAATAAATGCACATGAACTTGTCAAAATTAAAAGTACAAATATAATTCATTTCGAGGGaacaaaatatatatttttgaagTTCAGGTCGGTAAAGTATACTTTACCATCCCGTAGTTTAAGGAGACAGAGTGTTGTTATTAACCCTGCAAAAAATCATTAGACgattagattagattagattataaGGATATACTCAAAACTCAAAGGGCAAACAATAAAATGACAGCTTTGCTAGTTTTTAATGATTTAATCACAGTTGGCTTTCTTCACGCGTCGATCGTATCGGAGTCGGTAGCAAGTGGCGCCTTTCCTTCCCTAATATCcacctatatatatatgaccCCCTTCTTTCCATCCATCCCTCCAATTTATAAGCTCCACAATCTTTCATTTTACAAGTTACCAACCAAACCAAACCACCCCTAAGTCTAACCAAATTTCCCCATCCTGTTTTTATTCttcaaagagaagaaaaattagatctttttcttcttgatgGTAATTCCTTTGAAtaggaattgaagaaagaaacaaTACCATTCAACTAAACGGAAAGGAGAACAAACCAATTCAAAAAAGTCCTGGCTAAATCTTCTGTTTTGATTCCTCAATTTtgtttaaacaaatttattctctttcttttttcagaaGATAAAATTGTGCCAATTTCTCATTTCCTTCTCCTTTCTGAACAATCCTTGCcaaattttcctttatttgaagCTCATCTAACATGTTCTGCTAACATTAGCTTCAATCGCTTTAGAAATTTAGCaactttttttggttttgcCTTTTTAAAGGACTaggattttgtttttgtttttgtaaatTTAATCTCATTTTTGGAAATATGGGAACGGAGGTTTTGAGACCTCAAGATGTTTTCTACGACAGATTCCGGCTGTCACCTCCGGCGTTTCATCATCGCCGGAAAAACTACTTTGCAAACGGAAATGCATTTGGTAACCCTAGACCAAACAACAACTCCGGCCACAAAAAGCCGGTACCACGACTGGAGCGGTCAGACCTCAAGAGAAAGACTTCTCACCAATCTCCTCCACCGCAAAAATCAGACCAACAGCCGCAGCTCCAAATCCCGAGGAGATCATCAAGTGCGTCTCCTCCGCCACAACCTCAAAAGTCGGAGCGGCGGATTAGATCATCAAGTGCGCCTCCTCTGCCTCAGCCTCCGACACCTGTGGTGGTGGAGCAGCAGCTCAACCACCTCCTCCTCCCGAGGAGATCAGCGAGCGTGGACGAGCTGCAAAATGATCTTCCTAGGGTTACGATATTGAGAAGAGGACAGTCGCTAGACACAATTGATGCAACCAGACTGAAGAGAGATTTAGAGGAGGAAACCACAGGAGGAGGAGGCCTTGTGAGGGATGATGTGTACGCTGGATCGGCGTTTTTTGTATCGCCTTCACCCAGCTCTCTTCCTTTGCCTTCTTTCTTCAACATCAACAACAGTAACAGTAACAATAATAGCGTGAATATCAGCAATCACATCACCATAATCAACAACGAAGAATTTCATGATTCGGCCACCAGAGACCTGAGGCGTCTGCTTCGTCTCGAATGAGCTGATGATGATTATCAGCTAagaactactactactactactactacctACTACCTGGTACTGCTACTATTACTACGGCATCGTCTGATTCGCTTTGGTTTCCTTTTTTCTGGATCTAAGTTTCTCCATATCgtattttttgtcaaatatggAGAAATTTTACTGGTCTGAAAATAGAGGAACAGTGAAAACAGAAGTGCAAGCGAATTGGCCGTGGGTTTttagaaccttttttttttttaatgtttttagCTAGCTTATTAGCTATATCTGAGAAGTACTTGTGGGGGTTGGCTAAGAACGATTGGAGGTGTTAATTAGGTGGGCTCGTGGATGAAGAGATGAAATGACCCCCAAGAGTgtctaaagaaaaagaaaagaaaaagaaattatgtGTATGGTGTATAACGTATACTGTTCCAAGAAAATTGTACAGTTTTCTTTGGGACGGTATTGTAATGTAATAGAGTGGCTAATCAGTGTAGCAAATGGGAGTATTTGTATTGTATTTGGGGTACGCCTCATTGTATTGTTGTAGGTACTATGGGAGGGAGTTGAAGGGAAATAAGTAAGATGGTCTGTGTTAGTGGTGTGATGCTTCTGTTGGTTGTTGATGTTGATGATGTATATTATATTTCATCTCAATGATAATATGAATAGCAAAGATGTATTAAATGggctaatatatatatatatggctaCTGCATTTGTGTTGTCTCCCTTGGCTCATCTATCATCTAATCATCATTCCACTTGTTATGATCCGCTTTATTTTTTTCCCAGATGCGTTTTCAGTATTGAAAATTCATCTTTGTCTATCTTTGAAAAGTTTAGTCTGAAATTTGGTTTCTCTTCATTCTAGCGTACCAGGTCTTGGGTGGAAACATGCTAATCTTTTGTTAAAGAACCATCAGAAGCGCAAGCTTTTTTGCGCTTCTAAATAGAGTTATGGTGCTAAAAACAAATCTGCCTGCTAATTTGATCTCTCAGTTGGAAAAGTGTAGCAACACATCCTTTGGAGTACATGATTGGGGATCATACTACGAGGACAAGTTAACGAGAAATATCCTCCAAATAAAAGGCACGTTTTCTTTTCTTACGACCCTTTTTAATGTAGATGATCAAATTATGACCCCTGGGAAAAGCTTAATTGAACCAAAGATGCGGCAGCAGCATTTTGCCCATCCTCAAGGGTTTCTCTTGTCTAAGTTCAGTTGACGGCctgtattttgtttctttagtGGAGTGCTTGTGTTACTAAGAAAAGTTGACGTTTTTCCTGTGATGAATTTTTTCGCATTGTTTGAGCAGAAGAatcagagagagagaag
This Coffea arabica cultivar ET-39 chromosome 3e, Coffea Arabica ET-39 HiFi, whole genome shotgun sequence DNA region includes the following protein-coding sequences:
- the LOC113738167 gene encoding uncharacterized protein codes for the protein MGTEVLRPQDVFYDRFRLSPPAFHHRRKNYFANGNAFGNPRPNNNSGHKKPVPRLERSDLKRKTSHQSPPPQKSDQQPQLQIPRRSSSASPPPQPQKSERRIRSSSAPPLPQPPTPVVVEQQLNHLLLPRRSASVDELQNDLPRVTILRRGQSLDTIDATRLKRDLEEETTGGGGLVRDDVYAGSAFFVSPSPSSLPLPSFFNINNSNSNNNSVNISNHITIINNEEFHDSATRDLRRLLRLE